In Heliangelus exortis chromosome Z, bHelExo1.hap1, whole genome shotgun sequence, a genomic segment contains:
- the PMAIP1 gene encoding phorbol-12-myristate-13-acetate-induced protein 1, with protein sequence MMPGRTQRKTAQPAAPAEREVVAECALQLRWIGDKWNLRQKILNLLRKLFFPET encoded by the exons ATGATGCCTGGCAGGACCCAGCGCAAGACCGCACAGCCCGCCGCTCCCGCAG AGCGGGAGGTGGTTGCGGAGTGCGCCCTGCAGCTGCGCTGGATCGGCGACAAGTGGAACCTGCGGCAGAAGATCCTGaacctcctcaggaagctgttcTTCCCGGAAACGTGA